Genomic window (Candidatus Neomarinimicrobiota bacterium):
GCATAACGAGTAAAACGATTAACAACAATGTTTTCGCCTAAGGTCGATACTGCTTCGGTAACAAGATCGCCGATTTTTCTGTCGGAATCTTTTATAAATGGCTGTTCAAGGAGACAGGATTCAGCATAGAATTTTTCCATCCGGCCTTCAACAATTTTTTCTATAATATTATCAGGCTTGCCAGATTCCTTGGCTTGCTCAGTATAAATTGCATTTTCACGGGTAACAACTGATTCTTCAATATCCTCACGACGGATTGATAGAGGATTTGTTGCTGCAATTTGCATTGCAAGGTTATGGGCCAATTCAGAATATTCTTCCGTTTTAGCAACAAAATCAGTTTCGCAATTCAATTCAACCAAAACACCTAATCGGCCGCCATGGTGAATGTATGAAAAGATTATTCCTTCTTTGGCAGATCTTTCACCCTTCTTTTCTGCTTTAGCAATACCGGATTTCCGTAAATGATCTACAGCTTGTTCCAGGTTTCCTTCAGTTTCTACGAGGGCTTTTTTACAATCCATCATTCCTGCACCTGTTTTATCGCGCAATGCCTTTACAGTTTTAGCATCAATACTCATTTAGCTTCTTTTGCCTCAGCTACAGGTTTTTCAATTTTTTCTTTAGGGGCCACTTCTTCTTTATGTGTTTCTTTGGCTTCAGTCTTCAAATCATCTTTTTCTTTAGCTTCAGCCTTCTTTGCATTTTTACCTGAAGATTCCATGATTGTGTCTGCTATAACGGACATTATTAATTGAATCGTCCGAATAGAATCATCATTGGCCGGAATAGGATAATCAACCAGGTTTGGATCTGTATTAGAGTCCACAATTGCAATAATAGGGATACCTAATTTTCGCGCTTCTTTTAAGGCTGTTTCTTCTAGTTTAGCATCCACAACCACAATTGCATCTGGCAGACGGCGCATATCTTTAATACCACGATGCTGATCCGAAAGTTTGATTCGCTCACGGTTAAGCATTTGGATCTCTTTTTTAGTCTGATTTTCATAAATCTGAGATCCTTCTTTTTCAAGAAGGTTTAGCCGTTTAATACTTTTCTTAATGGTAGAGAAGTTGGTTAACGTTCCACCCAACCAACGTTCAACTACATAAAACATAGAACATCGGTCCGCTTCTTGCTGCACGATATCTTTGGCTTGTTTTTTTGTTCCTACAAAAAGGAATTCACCATTCTTTTTTGATTTGGTACGAATGAAATCAAGCGCAATTTCTAGATTGCGAAGAGTTTCGTCCAAGTTGATAATATGAACCCCATTTTTTTCCATAAGGATAAATGGTTTATAATTAGGATTCCATTTGCGGGTGACGTGGCCAAAGTGTGCACCGGTACCCAATAAATCTTCAAATTTGACTTTGCTCATATGTCTCTAACGTTTTGAGAATTGGAATTTTTTGCGTGCACCTGGTTGACCGTATTTTTTACGTTCAACTTCACGGGCATCACGAGTCAAGAAGCCTGCTTCTTTCAAAGCGGGACGAAAATCATCACTTACGTCATTTAAAGCGCGCGCAATCCCTAAACGAATAGCACCCGCTTGGCCGGTTAATCCGCCACCTTTTACATTAACAGTAATATCGTAAGATTCACGTTGGTCGGTCAATTCCAAAGGCTGTGTAACGACAATCGCCAAGCTTTCGCGGCAAATATAATCTTTAAATTCA
Coding sequences:
- the tsf gene encoding translation elongation factor Ts, which translates into the protein MSIDAKTVKALRDKTGAGMMDCKKALVETEGNLEQAVDHLRKSGIAKAEKKGERSAKEGIIFSYIHHGGRLGVLVELNCETDFVAKTEEYSELAHNLAMQIAATNPLSIRREDIEESVVTRENAIYTEQAKESGKPDNIIEKIVEGRMEKFYAESCLLEQPFIKDSDRKIGDLVTEAVSTLGENIVVNRFTRYAIGEVSLNGQPTK
- the rpsB gene encoding 30S ribosomal protein S2 codes for the protein MSKVKFEDLLGTGAHFGHVTRKWNPNYKPFILMEKNGVHIINLDETLRNLEIALDFIRTKSKKNGEFLFVGTKKQAKDIVQQEADRCSMFYVVERWLGGTLTNFSTIKKSIKRLNLLEKEGSQIYENQTKKEIQMLNRERIKLSDQHRGIKDMRRLPDAIVVVDAKLEETALKEARKLGIPIIAIVDSNTDPNLVDYPIPANDDSIRTIQLIMSVIADTIMESSGKNAKKAEAKEKDDLKTEAKETHKEEVAPKEKIEKPVAEAKEAK
- the rpsI gene encoding 30S ribosomal protein S9, with the protein product MANPVYNTVGRRKESVARVYMTPGKGGITINGREFKDYICRESLAIVVTQPLELTDQRESYDITVNVKGGGLTGQAGAIRLGIARALNDVSDDFRPALKEAGFLTRDAREVERKKYGQPGARKKFQFSKR